A window from Chaetodon trifascialis isolate fChaTrf1 chromosome 5, fChaTrf1.hap1, whole genome shotgun sequence encodes these proteins:
- the adad1 gene encoding adenosine deaminase domain-containing protein 1, with the protein MPESERKLPLRADIPQLSTRQQGVAGHAVKPKVSPERLIDRYKKGEMNALALLSQLAQTLMFHLEIKETVTTGNASGLYFAFCVVVDGVEYKTGMGKTKKEARLSAAVLALEDLLPTLESLDSLPAASEASGVPPPLPVKEQSYISNISPCRAIHESKNSISIQIVHAVRDKVIELMNNHPEFSACAGTTAAFVMQTSGGCEVVAFGTGDLNTRKSASSSGRIVHDSHAVVTARRSLMRFLYRHLLMFFSKTANLKERSIFQQSSSSSSSSSSSSSSSSSSSSLLSLKSDTTLHLYVNQLPKGAAQLPSRLRLNPLSISAWQVNNEISLHLSVEGKVFSVFSSAFDHAASKVVSMSSTDKLTQWQVLGYQGALLSHFIEPIYVQSIFIGDSGCSDIRGVEISVCQRAEGVTSQLPMFYCMIRPHISLVPSVATNSKDSGQLTYGINWSEGDSSLEVVDGLEGKTVEKSPFKSGSALASRLCKAAMLHRFKLVAQEAQRQDLLATSSYREAKSMAKPYQEAKKVLRAYLLQQGFGSWLVKLSVSDNFSN; encoded by the exons ATGcctgagagtgagaggaagctGCCCCTGCGTGCCGATATACCACAATTGTCAACACGTCAGCAGGGGGTGGCAG GTCATGCTGTCAAGCCAAAAGTGTCACCTGAAAGGCTGATTGACAGATACAAGAAAGGTGAGATGAATGCTCTGGCTTTGCTCAGTCAGCTTGCCCAGACTTTGATGTTCCACCTGGAAATAAAGGAGACCGTGACCACAG GTAACGCATCAGGGctttattttgccttttgtgtGGTGGTTGACGGGGTCGAGTACAAGACTGGCATGGGGAAAACCAAGAAGGAGGCTCGCCTCAGTGCAGCGGTGCTTGCTTTGGAGGACCTGCTGCCCACCTTGGAAAGTCTGGACTCCCTCCCTGCAGCATCAGAAGCATCAG GTGTCCCTCCACCCCTGCCGGTAAAAGAGCAGTCCTACATCTCTAACATCTCTCCTTGTCGAGCCATTCACG AATCAAAGAATTCCATCAGCATCCAGATTGTACATGCTGTCAGGGATAAGGTCATTGAACTGATGAACAACCACCCAGAGTTCTCTGCCTGCGCAGGCACCACAGCAGCGTTCGTCATGCAGACCT CTGGTGGATGTGAGGTGGTTGCTTTCGGCACTGGGGATTTAAATACCAGAAAGAGTGCCTCGTCCAGTGGACGGATTGTGCATGATTCACATGCTGTGGTAACTGCAAGGAGGTCACTGATGAG GTTTCTGTACCGGCACCTGTTGATGTTCTTCAGCAAAACGGCCAATCTGAAGGAGAGGTCAATCttccagcagagcagcagcagcagcagcagcagcagcagcagcagcagcagcagcagcagcagcagcagcctcctcagcctgaaGAGTGACACCACCCTCCACCTCTACGTGAACCAGCTGCCTAAGGGTGCCGCTCAGCTCCCTTCCAGGCT GCGCCTCAATCCGCTCTCCATTTCGGCATGGCAAGTTAACAACGAGATCAGCCTACACCTGTCAGTAGAGGGCAAG gtgTTCTCAGTTTTCTCGTCAGCCTTTGATCACGCTGCCTCCAAGGTGGTCAGCATGTCCTCCACAGACAAGCTCACTCAGTGGCAGGTGCTAGGATACCAGGGAGCCTTGCTCAGCCACTTCATCGAGCCCATCTACGTCCAAAGCATCTTCATAG GTGACTCTGGCTGCAGTGATATCCGTGGTGTAGAGATCTCTGTTTGCCAGCGTGCGGAGGGGGTCACCTCCCAGCTGCCCATGTTCTACTGCATGATTAGGCCTCACATCAGCCTGGTGCCTTCTGTGGCTACCAACAGCAAGGACAGTGGCCAGTTGACCTACGGTATTAACTGGAGTGAAGGAGACAGCTCCCTGGAGGTTGTGGATGGCCTGGAGGGCAAGACTGTAGAGAA GTCTCCTTTCAAGAGTGGCTCTGCTCTGGCAAGCCGTCTTTGCAAAGCAGCAATGCTGCACCGCTTCAAGTTGGTGGCCCAAGAGGCCCAGAGGCAGGACCTGCTGGCCACAAGCTCCTACAGAGAGGCAAAG AGCATGGCGAAGCCGTACCAGGAAGCCAAGAAAGTGCTGAGGGCGTACCTGTTGCAGCAGGGCTTTGGGTCCTGGCTGGTCAAGCTTTCAGTTAGTGATAACTTCagcaattaa